A section of the Sporanaerobacter acetigenes DSM 13106 genome encodes:
- a CDS encoding MerR family DNA-binding transcriptional regulator: MIIIKLTIKEASEYLGVSKSTLRRWEDELFK, translated from the coding sequence GTGATTATTATAAAACTTACTATAAAAGAAGCAAGTGAATATTTAGGAGTTTCAAAATCAACTCTAAGAAGATGGGAAGATGAACTATTCAAATAG
- a CDS encoding asparagine synthase: protein MRQGTIPMILGTIVTAGGIAMRVPDVKKNGMDKEEILPMVATGLIGYGLAHIILGGMDIIQDR, encoded by the coding sequence ATGAGACAAGGAACAATTCCAATGATACTTGGAACAATAGTTACAGCAGGTGGAATAGCAATGAGAGTTCCAGATGTGAAGAAGAATGGAATGGATAAAGAAGAAATATTGCCAATGGTAGCTACTGGTTTGATTGGCTATGGATTAGCTCATATAATTCTTGGAGGTATGGATATTATCCAAGATAGATGA
- a CDS encoding GntR family transcriptional regulator has translation MEFDDKLPIYIQIMNYIKKKIVSGEINGGGKLPSVRELSSELKVNPNTVQRTYQELERENLVFTQRGMGTFVIEDAQIIKSLKNDMAVDIVNNFISEMKELGFEYKEIVEIILDNKEKEE, from the coding sequence ATGGAATTTGATGATAAGCTACCTATCTATATACAGATAATGAACTATATAAAAAAGAAAATAGTTTCAGGGGAAATAAACGGAGGTGGTAAATTGCCATCAGTTAGAGAACTTTCATCAGAATTAAAGGTAAATCCAAATACAGTCCAGAGGACTTATCAGGAACTTGAAAGAGAAAATTTAGTGTTTACTCAAAGAGGAATGGGGACTTTTGTCATAGAAGATGCCCAAATAATTAAAAGTTTGAAAAACGATATGGCAGTAGATATTGTCAACAACTTTATTTCCGAAATGAAGGAACTGGGTTTTGAATATAAAGAGATAGTTGAAATAATATTGGACAACAAAGAAAAGGAGGAATAG
- a CDS encoding DUF1648 domain-containing protein, with the protein MEDRIYILIMNLSFYIILLVLQILTPKMTRKNIYFGIRIPEKELENTELKKIYKEYVFENIIASIPSIMLLSLWAYFYDNIVVVSSLPIFIYIAVLFLVYLRANRKVKKLKQEENWEKLKEEVVVDMKFSKEKVKAGNISPWWFLIPIVIALLNLAVGLSLAPTLPEKIPSHWDIQGNINGYMDKTSFIWFMPLLQFGMGILYFFMYKTIGWSKQEISSKNPEESVKRNIIFRRTWSIYMLVMGIGMNFLFTLASLYSFGIIGGSVNTIVSLFFIFTGIIIVYSIVISIKVGQGGSRLKLDGEGEYEEKNRDDDVFWKLGNSIYYNPDDPAIFIEKRFGVGWTVNVGRPLGMFFMILPFIIIVVILLLSK; encoded by the coding sequence ATGGAAGATAGGATTTATATTCTAATTATGAACTTGTCTTTTTATATTATTTTGTTGGTTTTGCAAATACTTACACCTAAAATGACTAGAAAAAACATATATTTTGGAATTAGGATACCAGAAAAAGAATTAGAAAATACAGAACTCAAGAAAATATATAAGGAGTATGTATTTGAAAACATAATAGCAAGTATTCCATCAATAATGTTGCTTTCTCTTTGGGCATATTTTTATGACAATATAGTTGTTGTTTCTTCTTTGCCTATTTTTATTTATATAGCAGTACTATTTTTAGTTTATTTACGTGCAAATCGTAAAGTGAAGAAATTGAAACAGGAAGAAAATTGGGAAAAACTAAAAGAAGAAGTAGTAGTAGATATGAAATTTAGCAAGGAAAAAGTTAAAGCAGGCAATATATCGCCTTGGTGGTTTTTGATTCCAATAGTTATAGCTCTATTGAATTTAGCGGTTGGACTAAGTTTAGCTCCTACTTTGCCTGAAAAAATTCCTAGCCACTGGGATATCCAAGGCAATATAAATGGATATATGGATAAAACTTCTTTTATATGGTTCATGCCTTTACTTCAATTCGGAATGGGAATTTTGTACTTTTTTATGTATAAAACCATAGGTTGGTCAAAACAAGAAATAAGTTCTAAAAATCCAGAAGAATCAGTGAAGAGAAATATTATATTTAGAAGAACTTGGTCCATATATATGTTAGTTATGGGTATAGGTATGAATTTTCTTTTTACACTGGCTAGTTTGTACTCTTTTGGGATAATAGGTGGAAGTGTGAATACTATTGTAAGTCTATTCTTTATATTTACAGGAATTATAATAGTATATAGTATTGTCATCTCCATAAAAGTGGGGCAAGGTGGCAGTAGACTTAAGCTTGATGGTGAAGGTGAGTATGAAGAAAAGAATAGAGATGATGATGTATTTTGGAAACTTGGAAATTCGATATATTACAATCCAGATGATCCAGCTATATTTATTGAAAAGAGATTTGGGGTAGGTTGGACTGTCAATGTAGGAAGACCATTGGGAATGTTTTTTATGATACTTCCATTTATAATCATTGTGGTAATTTTGCTTTTATCTAAATAA
- a CDS encoding GntR family transcriptional regulator, which yields MILKIDFESEMPIYEQLRRQIIEGIARGELNIGEELPSVRQLAEDIGINLHTVNKAYNVLKDEGYLVIDRRKGAMVKDTFPKATKEYYDSLEKELKFIVADAYCRGMGKDEFLKQCEIYFDEYIESRRERENGR from the coding sequence ATGATTCTAAAAATTGACTTTGAATCAGAAATGCCCATTTACGAGCAACTGAGGAGACAAATAATTGAAGGTATAGCTAGGGGAGAATTAAATATAGGAGAGGAATTGCCTTCAGTTAGACAGTTGGCAGAAGATATTGGCATAAATTTGCATACTGTGAACAAAGCATACAATGTTTTAAAAGATGAGGGATATCTAGTTATAGATAGAAGAAAAGGTGCTATGGTCAAAGATACATTTCCTAAAGCAACTAAAGAATACTATGATAGTTTGGAAAAGGAACTTAAATTTATTGTTGCTGATGCTTATTGTAGGGGAATGGGAAAAGATGAATTTTTAAAACAATGCGAAATTTATTTTGACGAGTATATTGAAAGCAGGAGGGAGAGAGAAAATGGAAGATAG
- a CDS encoding M48 family metallopeptidase, translating into MDKKIVLFFVFFFLFLILFITLVFVNENKNMGKLKLEYPDISKEAYAYRKTNLKIWAVNLIVSFLIPFLILTTGLSSKIKIFAEHRANNRFYIILIYLVLYILIDFVLTLPIGYYSGFVVKHRFGLSNQSIGRWAEVVFKGFGLNLVLSLLFIWFPFYLIYKSPNRWWLYLGLISIPVYFFSSFISPMYIDPLFNKYTALEDKELERDIEGLLEKAKVGNAKIYQVDKSTDTKEMNAYMTGVLKSKRIVLWDTTIENLEREEVVAITAHEIGHYVKGHIWKSIILGGISTILLLFLVDKTALWMLRGSNGDFGFRYLYDIACLPLLIFVLNFYMFFASPFVSTYSRQLEWQADKFELELARNKEATASSLIKLHEGSLALPRPSNIYKIWYYSHPSCEERVKFALNYEYENKLP; encoded by the coding sequence TTGGATAAAAAAATAGTATTATTTTTTGTTTTCTTTTTTTTATTTCTAATACTTTTCATAACACTAGTTTTTGTCAATGAAAACAAGAATATGGGAAAGTTAAAATTGGAATATCCCGATATTTCAAAGGAAGCCTATGCTTACAGAAAAACCAATTTGAAAATTTGGGCAGTAAATTTAATTGTAAGTTTTTTGATTCCATTTTTAATCTTAACTACTGGATTGTCAAGTAAAATCAAAATATTTGCTGAACATAGGGCTAACAATAGATTCTACATAATACTCATATATTTAGTTTTATATATTCTCATAGATTTCGTATTGACTCTTCCTATTGGTTATTATAGCGGGTTTGTAGTTAAGCATAGATTTGGCCTTTCAAATCAATCTATTGGAAGATGGGCTGAAGTTGTATTTAAAGGATTTGGTCTAAATTTAGTTTTATCCTTACTTTTTATATGGTTTCCATTTTATCTTATATACAAGAGCCCAAATAGATGGTGGCTGTATTTAGGACTCATATCAATTCCTGTATATTTTTTTTCAAGTTTCATAAGCCCTATGTATATAGATCCATTATTTAACAAATACACTGCATTGGAAGATAAGGAACTTGAAAGAGATATAGAAGGTTTACTTGAGAAGGCTAAAGTGGGAAATGCAAAAATTTATCAAGTAGATAAAAGTACAGATACAAAAGAGATGAACGCCTATATGACAGGAGTTTTAAAGTCTAAAAGAATTGTACTTTGGGATACTACCATAGAGAATCTGGAAAGAGAAGAAGTAGTAGCTATAACAGCTCATGAAATAGGTCATTATGTAAAGGGACATATTTGGAAAAGCATAATTTTAGGGGGGATTTCTACTATATTGTTGCTATTTTTAGTAGATAAGACTGCTCTTTGGATGCTAAGGGGTTCCAATGGGGATTTTGGTTTCAGGTATCTCTACGATATTGCATGTCTTCCTCTTTTAATATTTGTGTTGAACTTTTATATGTTTTTTGCTTCACCTTTTGTGAGTACTTATTCTAGGCAATTGGAATGGCAGGCAGATAAGTTTGAATTGGAATTGGCAAGGAACAAAGAAGCTACTGCTTCATCGCTTATAAAGCTTCATGAAGGAAGTCTAGCACTTCCTAGACCAAGTAATATATATAAAATATGGTATTATAGCCATCCATCTTGTGAAGAAAGAGTAAAATTTGCATTAAACTATGAATATGAAAATAAGCTGCCTTAG
- a CDS encoding ABC transporter ATP-binding protein: MGNLVEIKGLSKNYLNKKALNNLSLDIESGKVVGILGPNGSGKTTLIKILTGLLRQSKGEVLIDGHNVGVYTKSIVSYLPDRNFLYNWMAIEDAFEFYKDFYSDFDEKRGEELLHFMKLEKNMKINSLSKGMNEKLNLTLVLSRRAKLYILDEPIAGVDPVARDKILDAIINNYNEGSSMLITTHLVRDMENLFDDVVFLREGEIALKGNAEALREEKGKSIDEIYKEVFGE, encoded by the coding sequence ATGGGCAACTTAGTTGAAATCAAGGGTTTGTCAAAGAATTATTTGAATAAAAAAGCACTAAACAATTTAAGTTTAGATATTGAAAGTGGAAAAGTAGTAGGAATACTTGGACCTAATGGAAGTGGAAAGACTACACTTATAAAAATACTCACTGGACTTTTAAGGCAGTCTAAAGGAGAAGTACTTATAGATGGGCACAATGTAGGAGTATATACAAAATCTATAGTATCTTATCTGCCAGATAGAAACTTTTTATACAATTGGATGGCGATAGAAGATGCATTTGAATTTTACAAGGATTTTTACTCTGACTTTGATGAAAAAAGGGGAGAAGAGCTTCTCCATTTTATGAAGCTTGAAAAAAATATGAAGATAAACTCTCTATCAAAGGGTATGAATGAAAAATTAAATTTAACTTTAGTATTGTCTAGAAGAGCTAAACTATATATATTAGATGAGCCAATTGCAGGAGTAGATCCTGTAGCTAGAGATAAAATATTAGACGCTATAATAAACAATTACAACGAAGGTAGTTCAATGCTTATAACTACTCATTTAGTTAGAGATATGGAAAATTTATTTGATGATGTAGTGTTTTTGAGGGAAGGAGAAATAGCGCTTAAGGGAAATGCGGAAGCTTTAAGAGAAGAAAAAGGCAAATCTATTGATGAAATCTATAAAGAAGTATTTGGAGAATAG
- a CDS encoding sigma-70 family RNA polymerase sigma factor — MKSLAIDFLENFEIRTNIKFSNRELLTSYKVNKDINARNELITNNMGLIYTAAKKRANLNSSFTFEDLVQEGVIGMIKGIEKFDLNKNTSFSTYIYYWITHQMDRAIMNNGRLIRLPAHICEKVNQINQIENENQSLNKEISPKCIHQEVKMNEKQYNDINYYRKTYYSFVSLNTTMNLDNEDSYAELQDFIPSDEPSIEEITVEEDLKENLNKVLNTLSPREKEILELRFGFNDNEPKTLEEIGEKYHLTRERIRQIESKAINKIKCSSNKNILQEYLSCP, encoded by the coding sequence ATGAAAAGTTTAGCTATTGACTTTTTAGAAAATTTTGAAATCAGGACAAATATCAAATTCTCTAATAGAGAGCTACTTACTTCTTACAAAGTAAATAAAGATATAAATGCAAGAAATGAACTTATAACAAACAATATGGGTCTTATATACACAGCAGCTAAAAAAAGAGCAAATTTAAATTCTTCTTTCACTTTTGAAGATTTAGTGCAAGAAGGAGTAATAGGAATGATAAAGGGAATAGAAAAGTTTGACTTAAACAAAAATACCAGCTTCTCCACATACATATATTATTGGATTACTCATCAGATGGATAGAGCTATTATGAACAATGGTAGACTCATAAGACTTCCTGCCCATATATGCGAAAAGGTAAATCAAATTAATCAAATAGAAAATGAAAATCAATCTCTAAACAAAGAAATCAGCCCAAAGTGCATACATCAAGAAGTAAAAATGAACGAAAAACAATACAATGATATAAATTACTATAGAAAAACTTATTATAGTTTTGTTTCCCTAAATACCACTATGAATTTAGATAATGAAGATTCTTATGCTGAACTTCAAGACTTTATTCCTTCAGATGAACCTTCTATTGAAGAAATAACTGTAGAAGAAGACTTAAAAGAAAATTTAAATAAGGTGTTAAATACCCTATCTCCTAGAGAAAAAGAAATATTAGAGCTTAGATTTGGTTTCAATGACAATGAGCCAAAAACTCTAGAAGAAATAGGAGAAAAATATCATCTCACAAGAGAAAGAATACGACAAATTGAATCCAAAGCAATAAATAAAATAAAATGCTCAAGCAACAAAAATATCCTTCAAGAATATTTAAGCTGCCCTTAA